The Candidatus Woesearchaeota archaeon genomic interval GCGAATGCTATGTTACAAGCACAAAACAAATTGAACGAATGCTAAAAGAACAAAGTATTGATACTAGTAAAACAATTTTGTTTACACACCAACCGCCAGAACAAGGATACAGAAATGGAACTGATTCTCTCGTAGGCACAGATTATGAAATAGTTGAAAATCCCCTTGAAGCAGATGGAATAACTGATGAAGAACGAGATTTTTATGAATTACATCAAATGATTGGACAAGGAAGTATGCAAACAAGAATGCTCATTAAAAAAACTGGAATACCCCTAGTTTGTTCAGGCCACTTACACAGAAAAACAAGCGCAATAAATCACTCAGGAGAAGATTTAGTTGAAGGAGACGTATCAAATACAATGTATATAACTCCTGGAATGGCAGGACGTGGAGAATTTGCAATTCTTGAAACAGATGATTCTACGGGCAATCTTGTTGCAAGCTATGAAAAAAGAAATGTGCAATAAATTGATGATAATTATTCATTAAATTGATAAAAAATTAGCTTAGCACATAACAAACATTTTTATAGAATTCTAAATTAGACCTAGTTATGCAAGCAGAACATAAAAAAAAAGTTTTGAATAAACAATCAAAAATAGATTCCAATAAAAAAATCAAAAGCCCACAAACAAAACAACAAACAAGACAACAAAAAACACAGGGCAAACGCAGACAAAAAAAACACCGAAAAAAACCAGATAAACATAGAGCAATTGCTAATGAGCGAATAAATATTTTATTTAACGAAGCAGATGAAATGCATAACGAAAGTCAAACGCTTGCAAACAGATATGTTATTTTAGCTCGAAAAATTTCAATGAAATATAAAGTGAAACTCGCATCCGTTTTTAAAAGAAGATTTTGTAAACACTGCTATTCATTCTTAGTTCCAGGGAAAAATTTGCGAGTACGTTTCGGATCAGGAAAATTAATTTATTATTGTTTAACTTGTAAAAAATTTTGGAGAATGCCTGTGAAAAATATTAAAAAACAGAACAAAAAGCAAAACGCCCAACAATTATCGAAAGACCACATTAAAAATCAAGAAACTAAATAAAACTTAAAATAAATTGTCTTAATGAAGAGACAACAAAAAATCAATTATTTGTTTTTAAAACAAACAGTGTCATCCACAAAGTACGACGTCAAAACTACTTCTTTTAGACTATCACTATATTTTTACTACAGAAAAGTTTATATAGGAAATTTCTTTCCAAAAGTGAATAATGGTGGGTGGAAAAAAGCAGGCGAAAAGCCGTAAAAAGCACAGCGTAGAAGACTCTTTAACATACACAAGTGTTACGAAAGTCAGAGATTTCAGAGAGCTTGATGGAGTATTAAGCAACTCATTTGGAAATATAAAAAAAGACATGCGCTACTTGCAAGAAACACAAACCCAACAACTAACTTCTACTAATGAAATTAAATCACTCATAAAAGGAATGCGAGAAGATTTTGTAACAGTAGATAAGTTTAATATCTTAAAAATTAAAATTGCAGAAATCAATGAAAACCTAAAAAAATTATGGGACCTTGATAAAAAAGTAATTGAACTCGATTCTAAAAGTCTTGCCGAATCAGATTTTGACCAACAAGCAAGTTTATGGGAAAATGAATTTGAAAAAGTTAGACAAGATTTAGAAGACTTAAAAGATAAAAGTGCATCAGAAAAACAACTCAAAAAACTTGTTCAAGACATTAATGACGAATTTGATAAAGTAAAAGAAAATATTGATCAGATTAGAAATATCAAAAATACTATAACTCGTGGAGAACTTGACAAAAGAACTTTAATGCTAAACAATCAAGCAGAAGATCTACGAACTGGACTTAAAAAGATTGAAAAACGAATAAAAGAAAAAGTAAGTGTCAAACAAGCAGAAGAATTAGTTGATGATATCAACTCCGAATTTGATGTTGTAAAAGAAACCGTTGAAAATTTAAAAAAGGATCATGCAAAATTTGCAAAACAAAAAGATTTAACTTCTAAATTTAGTTCAGTCGGAAAAGATATTAAAGAAATTCGTGAAGAGATAACAAGTATTACCCAAACACATGACACATTATTATCAAAAGATGAAGCAGAAAACTTAATTGAAGATATTAATACAGAATTTGACATTATGAAAAGAGAAGTGGACAAAGCTTTTGAACAAGATAAAACAATTAAAAAACATTTTTTACGTAAAACAGACTTTTTAGATTCTGAGAAAAATTTACGAAAAGAAATTTCTGATGTTGAACATGGAATTAAAGATGTTTCTCAAGATGTTGTAGAACTTAGAACTGATCTTGAAAATCAAATTAATGAAAGATCAACTCAAGAAGAATTAAATAGAGATATCCGAGATACACGAGACGAAATTGAAAGACTTAGAAAAAAAATAAACACAGTAAAAGATGAAGTCTTATCATATAAAGAACTTAAAAATATGAATAAAAAATTAAAATATCACCTAGTAAAAATTCAAGATAATTTTGTAGAAGAAGACAAGTTTGAAAAGTTAAACGAAGAAGTAGAAATGTTAAAAGAACAAATACAAAATTCAGGAATGAAACTAAAAAAAGTAAAACCTTCTCCAGTTAAAAAAGTAAGTTCAAGAAAGCAAGCGCAAATGAGACGAAAAGAAGAACTGAAAACAATTTTAAAAAATGAAGTTAAAGCAAAAAACGGAAAGAAGAACTATTCAGCACTATTTTTCTTTGCAAACTTTTTAATGACTGTCGCATTCATACTACTTATTGGATCAATCGGATTTTTCTTTTGGAATCAACAATTATTAACAGATAGTTTTGCAATTGCAGCCGTTGTTTGTTTTGTAGTTGGAATTCTTATTCGAATTTTAGTTTTGGTTAAACGCGAAGGATAATTGCACACAATTTTTGAGTACAATTTAACTATTATCAATACTAATTTATCAACAAATTCTTATTTTTTATTTGAATTAAATTAATAAATCAAATTCTTGCAAACACAAGCATAAATTACTAAATTCAATTACACAATTTACTTAATTAGCCCACATAAACCAGCTAATATAGTTATATACTCCAATTTTCATTTATAAATGAATCAAGCAAAAAACGAAAGATTTAAATAATGCAAAATAACCATTTTTTGATAGTAACAAATTTGTGTTGAGTGAGTTACTGACATAATCTAAATCACAGAGTAAATTTAAGACTAAAATGGCTTTATTTAACTGGAAGAAGAATAGAATAGATCCTGCAGATCCATTAGCAGATGAAAAACGGTTTGCTAGATTTATGGGCCTTGATCCGAGCGCAGTAGAACCTAGAAACGTACTCAAATACGCAGATTTAGCTCATTGCGAACGAAAAACTATCGATACTGCCCTTGAATTCTGGGAAGATCTAACTCCTGAGCGAAAATCCGATTTA includes:
- a CDS encoding metallophosphoesterase, which translates into the protein MRIGLISDNHEGGFERKIAEALKGEDVDAIVSLGDAIEIPTNSERLIRVQQIFCETGIPFYSTAGNHEGYQAWVRASEVVCQRYDNFYDAALQHIFRINGISFVFVPGTEGMDDDFLVANGKTGLKKIDGRECYVTSTKQIERMLKEQSIDTSKTILFTHQPPEQGYRNGTDSLVGTDYEIVENPLEADGITDEERDFYELHQMIGQGSMQTRMLIKKTGIPLVCSGHLHRKTSAINHSGEDLVEGDVSNTMYITPGMAGRGEFAILETDDSTGNLVASYEKRNVQ